From a region of the Odoribacter splanchnicus DSM 20712 genome:
- a CDS encoding HU family DNA-binding protein: MKYLKKMTKADIVNEISRTTGIEKVAVQATVEAFMESIKNSVVEGKNVYLRGFGSFVVKKRAEKTARNISKNVTIKIPEHFIPSFKPSKSFVNDVKGNVKK; the protein is encoded by the coding sequence ATTAAATATTTAAAGAAAATGACAAAAGCGGATATTGTTAACGAAATTTCGAGAACGACCGGGATTGAGAAAGTAGCTGTGCAAGCAACTGTGGAGGCTTTTATGGAGTCAATTAAAAATTCCGTTGTTGAGGGTAAAAACGTGTATTTAAGAGGTTTCGGTAGTTTCGTTGTGAAGAAGAGAGCTGAAAAAACAGCCCGTAATATTTCTAAAAACGTAACTATCAAAATTCCGGAACATTTTATTCCTTCATTCAAACCATCCAAGAGTTTTGTTAACGACGTAAAGGGTAATGTTAAAAAATAA
- a CDS encoding Rne/Rng family ribonuclease, whose translation MSSELVIDVKADEIVIALLREKKLIELTKEKTSMQFAVGDIYLGKVKKIMPGLNAAFVNVGYEKDAFLHYLDLSPQFHSLDSYIKQCIARKGMPVSKLKLEPEIPKNGKIADILTVGQWVAVQVAKEPISTKGPRLTSELSIAGRNLVLMPFADKVSVSQKIKSPEERKRLKRLIESIKPKNYGVIVRTVAEGKKVAVFDSELKELVERFEMAFKHIREIEPPKLILGEIDRTSAILRDILNPSFENVYVNDITLSKEIRHFLTTIAPEKQDIVKYVSPEIPILDHFGVDKQIKSSLGKTVSFKNGAYLIIEHTEAFHVIDVNSGNRTKLGDDQETNALEVNLAAAEEVARQLQLRDMGGIIVIDFIDMQKAENRQKLFDKMKECMEIDRAKHTILPLSKFGLMQITRQRVRPAMTVDTTELCPVCHGTGKAEAAILVIDKIEDELEFFVYEKKNKRIILKVHPFVGAYLKKGLLSMRRKWAFRYHISLKIVDVPSYYIYEYHFYNRYNRELEN comes from the coding sequence GTGAGTAGTGAGTTAGTTATTGACGTCAAAGCAGATGAAATTGTCATTGCCCTGTTGAGAGAAAAGAAACTGATCGAATTGACAAAGGAAAAGACCAGTATGCAATTTGCTGTCGGGGATATTTATCTCGGAAAAGTGAAGAAAATCATGCCGGGATTGAATGCTGCTTTCGTGAATGTAGGGTATGAAAAGGATGCTTTTTTACATTATCTGGATTTGAGTCCCCAGTTTCATTCGCTGGATAGCTATATCAAACAATGTATAGCTAGAAAAGGAATGCCGGTATCGAAGTTGAAACTGGAACCGGAAATTCCCAAAAATGGGAAAATTGCCGATATTCTGACAGTCGGACAATGGGTGGCCGTTCAGGTGGCCAAAGAACCGATTTCTACCAAAGGACCCCGCTTGACTTCCGAACTGAGTATTGCAGGACGGAATCTGGTATTGATGCCTTTTGCCGATAAAGTGTCGGTTTCCCAAAAAATAAAATCTCCGGAAGAACGGAAAAGACTGAAACGTTTGATCGAAAGTATCAAACCGAAGAATTATGGCGTGATCGTCCGGACTGTCGCCGAAGGAAAGAAAGTAGCTGTTTTCGATAGTGAGCTCAAAGAATTGGTCGAACGTTTCGAAATGGCTTTTAAACACATCCGGGAGATAGAACCTCCGAAATTGATTTTAGGAGAGATCGATCGTACCAGTGCCATACTCCGGGATATCCTGAATCCCTCTTTCGAAAATGTATATGTCAACGATATCACGCTGAGTAAAGAAATCCGGCATTTTCTGACTACTATTGCTCCGGAAAAGCAGGATATTGTCAAATATGTTTCTCCTGAGATACCGATTTTAGACCATTTTGGTGTGGATAAGCAAATCAAATCTTCTTTGGGAAAGACGGTTTCCTTTAAAAACGGAGCCTATCTGATTATCGAACATACGGAGGCTTTCCATGTGATCGATGTGAATAGCGGTAACCGGACCAAACTGGGGGACGATCAGGAAACGAATGCCCTTGAAGTCAATCTGGCAGCAGCCGAAGAAGTGGCTCGGCAATTGCAGTTGAGGGATATGGGAGGGATTATCGTCATTGATTTTATCGATATGCAAAAGGCGGAAAATCGCCAGAAATTGTTCGATAAAATGAAGGAATGTATGGAAATCGACCGGGCAAAGCATACGATCCTGCCATTGAGTAAATTCGGGTTGATGCAAATTACCCGCCAACGGGTACGCCCCGCTATGACTGTGGATACGACCGAACTGTGTCCGGTATGTCACGGTACCGGTAAAGCGGAAGCCGCTATTCTGGTGATCGATAAGATTGAAGATGAATTGGAATTTTTTGTATATGAGAAGAAAAACAAACGTATTATCTTAAAAGTGCACCCTTTTGTCGGTGCCTACCTGAAAAAAGGATTACTGTCCATGCGGCGGAAATGGGCTTTCCGTTATCATATTTCACTGAAAATAGTTGATGTCCCTTCCTATTATATCTACGAATACCATTTCTATAACCGCTATAACCGGGAGTTGGAGAATTAG
- a CDS encoding protein-disulfide reductase DsbD family protein: protein MKKGLFAFLLTFMLGIFTVSAQVENPAQWSYSQKSLGNNEYELVFKAALEPGWHIYSMYTPEGGPMATTVTFEEAGKGIELVGKATENEPKKEHDDVFGVDVWSFELEYVITQKIKVTDPAIAAVKGEIEFQVCREGQCVRFDESFDIKIGDQPAAKTEVKAAAATDSSSDSTKDESLWIFFWGAFVAGLAAVVMPCVFPMIPMTVSFFMHGDTNKAKAKAKAIFFSLSIIAIYTALGLIISMLLGPDFINWLSTNWVPNVFFFVIFMIFAASFFGAFEIVLPSWIVNKSDAQADKGGYVGAFFMAFTLVLVSFSCTAPIVGTVLVEAARGSVLRPIIGMLGFSIAVALPFGFFAFFPSKLSNLPKSGGWLNSVKVVLGFIEVALGFKFLMVADQTYHWGLLDREIYIAIWVTIFTLQGLYLMGKIKFAHDSELKYIGVPRLAFIIATFTFVVYLIPGMFGAPLKALAGYFPPQETIDFDINRIVRDNVKQISVSGVATGTAKKSDACEAPKYSDFLHLAHGLDGYFDYDQALKCAQAQNKPLFIDFTGHGCVNCREMEQSVWSDPRVLDMLKNDYVVVALYVDDKTTLPESEWYVSDYDGKKKKTLGKKNADFQIKKFDSNAQPNYILLDSRGGNDNDLRPHILAAPRGHNLDKDAFVEFLKQGLEEYKKRGNN from the coding sequence ATGAAAAAAGGATTGTTTGCTTTTTTGTTGACGTTCATGCTGGGTATTTTTACTGTTTCGGCACAGGTAGAAAATCCGGCTCAATGGTCATATTCTCAGAAGAGTCTGGGAAATAATGAATACGAACTTGTTTTTAAGGCCGCTTTAGAACCGGGATGGCATATTTATTCGATGTATACGCCCGAAGGTGGTCCTATGGCTACAACTGTTACTTTTGAAGAAGCCGGAAAAGGGATCGAATTGGTTGGAAAAGCAACAGAGAACGAACCCAAAAAAGAACATGACGATGTATTCGGTGTGGACGTTTGGTCGTTCGAACTTGAATATGTCATTACTCAAAAAATTAAAGTAACCGATCCGGCTATTGCTGCTGTAAAAGGTGAAATCGAATTTCAGGTATGCCGCGAAGGACAATGTGTGAGATTCGACGAATCGTTCGATATCAAGATCGGTGATCAGCCTGCTGCTAAAACTGAAGTAAAAGCTGCTGCTGCAACCGATTCTTCCAGTGATTCGACTAAAGACGAGTCTTTGTGGATATTTTTCTGGGGGGCTTTCGTAGCCGGTTTGGCTGCTGTGGTGATGCCTTGCGTTTTCCCGATGATTCCGATGACTGTATCTTTCTTTATGCACGGAGATACGAACAAAGCAAAGGCGAAAGCAAAAGCGATCTTCTTCTCTTTGTCGATTATCGCTATCTATACCGCTCTGGGATTGATTATTTCTATGTTATTAGGTCCTGATTTTATCAACTGGTTAAGTACCAATTGGGTGCCTAATGTATTTTTCTTTGTGATCTTTATGATTTTCGCAGCTTCTTTCTTCGGTGCTTTCGAGATTGTATTACCTTCCTGGATTGTAAATAAATCGGATGCACAGGCAGATAAAGGCGGATATGTCGGAGCTTTCTTCATGGCTTTCACTTTGGTATTGGTATCTTTCTCTTGTACAGCTCCGATTGTCGGGACTGTACTGGTTGAGGCTGCCAGAGGATCTGTACTGCGTCCGATTATCGGTATGTTGGGATTTTCTATCGCTGTAGCCTTACCTTTCGGTTTCTTTGCTTTCTTCCCTTCAAAACTAAGCAACCTGCCGAAATCAGGAGGTTGGTTGAACTCTGTAAAAGTGGTACTCGGTTTTATAGAAGTTGCTTTAGGATTCAAATTCCTGATGGTTGCCGACCAGACTTACCACTGGGGATTACTCGACCGTGAAATATATATCGCTATTTGGGTAACGATCTTTACTTTGCAGGGATTGTACCTGATGGGTAAAATCAAATTTGCACATGACAGCGAACTGAAATACATCGGTGTTCCCCGTCTGGCGTTTATCATCGCTACGTTCACTTTTGTGGTATATCTGATTCCGGGTATGTTCGGTGCTCCTTTAAAAGCTTTGGCCGGTTATTTCCCGCCTCAGGAAACCATCGACTTCGATATCAACCGGATTGTACGGGATAATGTAAAGCAGATTTCTGTCAGTGGTGTTGCTACCGGAACAGCTAAGAAGTCTGACGCTTGTGAAGCTCCGAAATATTCCGATTTCTTGCACTTAGCTCATGGTTTGGATGGCTATTTCGATTATGATCAGGCTTTAAAATGTGCTCAGGCTCAAAACAAGCCGCTCTTTATCGACTTCACAGGACACGGTTGTGTAAATTGCCGCGAAATGGAACAATCGGTATGGTCCGATCCGCGTGTATTGGATATGTTGAAAAACGATTATGTCGTAGTGGCTTTGTATGTAGACGACAAGACTACTTTACCTGAAAGTGAATGGTATGTATCCGATTATGACGGAAAGAAAAAGAAAACATTAGGCAAGAAAAATGCTGACTTCCAGATCAAGAAATTCGATTCCAATGCACAGCCCAACTACATTTTGTTGGATAGCCGCGGCGGCAACGATAATGATCTGAGACCGCATATACTGGCTGCTCCAAGAGGACATAACCTGGATAAAGATGCTTTCGTTGAATTTTTGAAACAAGGTTTGGAAGAATATAAGAAAAGAGGAAATAATTAA
- a CDS encoding RNA polymerase sigma factor: MMDKNEFISLVLPLKDRLFRVAWCILRSKEEAEDIVQDVMLKVWRDEKGKVENLAAYCYTMARNLALNRLVLKDNRSKELEGAYEQEVQEQPLENIIRTEKMKLLYRMIDGLPGLQRDVVQLRDMEGLSYRDIAKTLQVTEEQVKVNLFRARKKIKTWILNMENYGL, translated from the coding sequence ATGATGGATAAAAATGAATTTATATCTCTGGTACTTCCTTTAAAGGATCGGTTGTTTCGGGTGGCTTGGTGTATTCTGCGAAGCAAAGAAGAGGCCGAAGATATTGTTCAGGATGTAATGCTGAAGGTGTGGAGGGATGAAAAAGGAAAGGTTGAAAATCTGGCAGCTTATTGTTACACTATGGCCCGGAATCTGGCTTTAAACCGATTGGTCTTGAAAGACAATCGGAGCAAGGAGTTGGAAGGGGCATATGAACAGGAAGTGCAGGAACAACCGTTGGAAAATATAATCCGTACCGAAAAGATGAAGTTGTTATATCGGATGATTGACGGATTACCCGGTTTACAGCGGGATGTCGTCCAATTGAGAGATATGGAAGGACTGAGTTATCGGGATATTGCGAAAACTTTACAGGTGACGGAAGAACAGGTGAAAGTGAATTTATTCCGGGCCAGGAAAAAAATTAAAACATGGATTTTAAACATGGAGAATTATGGATTATGA
- a CDS encoding DUF4252 domain-containing protein gives MKKWICIGLFLIGTCSVQAQDLVSDFLAKTKENKVFTQVNISSRMFQMISEITDAETESIIRNLTGMKMLTTEQETDRYFQEVRTMLQKRKPEYEELMSILEEGEQVWMYVREKNKEIVELVILVGGKEEFMLMSFCGVIDLKKISRLAKAVNVEGMEYLGKVKK, from the coding sequence ATGAAAAAGTGGATATGCATTGGATTATTTTTGATAGGAACCTGTAGTGTCCAGGCCCAGGATCTGGTGAGCGATTTTTTGGCCAAGACGAAAGAAAATAAAGTCTTTACACAGGTCAATATCAGCTCCAGGATGTTTCAAATGATTTCAGAGATCACGGATGCTGAAACGGAAAGTATTATCCGAAATTTGACCGGTATGAAAATGCTGACAACAGAACAGGAAACAGACCGGTATTTTCAGGAAGTACGGACGATGCTTCAGAAGCGAAAGCCTGAATATGAGGAATTGATGAGCATTCTGGAAGAAGGAGAACAGGTGTGGATGTATGTCCGGGAAAAGAATAAGGAGATTGTCGAATTGGTGATATTGGTAGGAGGAAAGGAAGAGTTTATGTTGATGAGCTTTTGTGGGGTGATCGATTTGAAAAAAATCTCCCGTTTGGCTAAAGCAGTAAATGTGGAAGGTATGGAGTACCTCGGAAAAGTAAAGAAATAG
- a CDS encoding DUF4252 domain-containing protein: MMKKSLFVLILIGGWVIPSWAQNNKEFEQLCKKYQDSENVGSFGMDGLGCLLASWFIGKEANDINALIRQCSSFRILSCSGEESKMLCKDIRAFVRASKLEELISVQEDGSEVKLYMQTVKNKVHQVFVSVVDEEQEVVFLQVKGKFDLAAIQKLAKTSQISYLCH, encoded by the coding sequence ATGATGAAAAAAAGTTTGTTCGTATTGATTTTAATCGGAGGTTGGGTAATCCCCTCTTGGGCTCAGAATAACAAAGAGTTCGAACAATTGTGCAAAAAATATCAGGATTCGGAAAATGTCGGATCGTTCGGAATGGATGGCTTGGGTTGTCTTTTGGCTTCCTGGTTTATCGGGAAAGAAGCGAACGATATAAATGCATTGATTCGGCAATGTTCTTCTTTCCGCATATTGAGTTGTAGCGGAGAAGAAAGTAAAATGCTATGTAAAGATATCCGGGCATTTGTCCGGGCTAGCAAACTCGAGGAATTGATCAGTGTACAAGAAGATGGATCGGAGGTGAAACTCTATATGCAAACGGTTAAAAATAAAGTCCATCAGGTTTTTGTATCGGTTGTCGATGAAGAACAGGAAGTTGTATTTCTGCAAGTAAAAGGAAAATTCGATCTGGCAGCTATTCAAAAATTAGCTAAAACTTCTCAGATTAGTTATCTTTGCCACTGA
- a CDS encoding DUF5715 family protein — MQILKYIFIGLLIFLTCGCGGKKKQGEFRYFRNYQRTFNDLNDKHLKAARQWGIQPVTSDELLEEQMGKLDKIGSCRYYQVDELTHSIPYLVPRAEKLLKTIGRNFQDSLSSKGLSSRKIIVTSVLRTTGNVKKLRKKNVNASANSAHVYGTTFDVAYARYKGAEKEETDKLKSVLAEVLQDLRKQKKCYVRYEFKQGCFHITVR, encoded by the coding sequence ATGCAGATATTGAAGTATATTTTCATCGGTTTGCTGATATTTTTAACGTGTGGTTGTGGTGGAAAGAAAAAACAAGGAGAATTCCGATATTTCCGGAATTATCAACGTACATTTAACGATTTGAACGATAAGCATCTGAAGGCTGCCCGACAATGGGGGATACAACCGGTTACTTCTGACGAATTGTTGGAAGAGCAAATGGGAAAGTTGGATAAAATCGGCTCCTGTCGTTATTATCAGGTAGATGAATTGACCCATTCTATCCCTTATTTGGTTCCCCGGGCAGAGAAATTATTGAAGACGATTGGCCGGAATTTTCAGGATTCCCTTTCCAGTAAAGGCCTCTCTTCCCGTAAGATCATCGTGACCAGTGTGTTGAGAACAACCGGGAATGTGAAAAAGTTGCGGAAGAAAAATGTGAATGCCAGTGCCAACTCAGCTCATGTTTATGGAACTACTTTCGATGTTGCATATGCCCGTTACAAAGGAGCCGAAAAAGAAGAAACCGATAAATTAAAGTCTGTGTTGGCAGAGGTTTTGCAAGATTTGCGCAAGCAAAAGAAATGTTATGTCCGTTACGAATTCAAACAAGGGTGCTTTCACATCACTGTTCGTTAA
- a CDS encoding lipocalin-like domain-containing protein: protein MKNFTLIACLTLGLISCSNTGYEKKIPGSWCEPIPGRAQDVQGIKFQKDGKASSINMATLQYKSWKINGKTLILEGESTGNRQTLHFSDTLNIIQLDKDQLILKKGVGYQIHYKRYN, encoded by the coding sequence ATGAAAAATTTTACTTTAATCGCTTGTCTGACTTTAGGCCTGATATCCTGTTCCAATACAGGTTACGAGAAAAAAATACCAGGTTCCTGGTGTGAACCCATCCCCGGCAGAGCCCAGGATGTACAAGGAATAAAATTTCAGAAAGACGGGAAAGCCAGTTCGATCAATATGGCCACTCTTCAATACAAAAGCTGGAAGATAAACGGAAAAACACTCATTCTGGAAGGAGAAAGTACCGGCAACCGTCAAACCTTACATTTTTCAGACACCCTGAATATCATACAGCTCGACAAAGACCAGTTGATTTTAAAGAAAGGAGTCGGTTACCAAATTCATTACAAAAGGTACAACTAA
- a CDS encoding Crp/Fnr family transcriptional regulator → MRLYLYLRPDKQYAASFMSDIDIHIKELEFLKNIILKHGTRTEIKKNSFFIQRGHFCHEIAYIVRGSFKFLRHDAKGAEHIMAFAFEKEIISSYLPSRKGCDALLDVKALEDSVVIQAPLETLRSFLQISVDGEIYVRAFVESLAFDFLKKIISLHCDTPEERYLQLQKRVPDILNRVNLKEIASYLRITPETLSRIRTRILNESRKNLD, encoded by the coding sequence GTGAGGCTTTATTTGTATCTTCGTCCGGATAAACAGTATGCCGCAAGCTTCATGTCAGATATCGATATCCATATAAAAGAATTGGAGTTCCTGAAAAATATTATCCTAAAACACGGGACAAGAACAGAAATCAAGAAAAATAGTTTTTTTATCCAAAGGGGACATTTTTGCCATGAGATAGCCTATATCGTCCGGGGAAGTTTCAAATTTCTCCGCCATGACGCTAAAGGTGCAGAACACATTATGGCTTTTGCTTTCGAGAAAGAAATTATATCCTCCTACCTGCCTTCCCGAAAGGGTTGTGACGCTTTATTGGATGTAAAAGCTTTAGAAGATTCTGTCGTTATCCAGGCCCCTCTGGAAACCTTACGTTCTTTTCTTCAAATATCGGTCGACGGTGAAATTTATGTACGTGCATTCGTCGAATCGTTGGCCTTCGACTTTCTCAAAAAAATAATTTCCCTGCATTGTGATACCCCCGAGGAACGTTATCTCCAATTACAAAAAAGAGTTCCCGATATTTTGAACAGGGTTAATCTCAAAGAAATTGCTTCTTACCTCAGAATCACTCCCGAGACATTAAGCCGGATCAGAACCCGTATTCTCAACGAATCCAGAAAAAATCTTGATTAA
- the ychF gene encoding redox-regulated ATPase YchF, translated as MGLQCGIVGLPNVGKSTLFNCLSNAKAQSANFPFCTIEPNVGVITVPDERLNKLVELVNPQNVVPAVVEIVDIAGLVKGASKGEGLGNKFLSNIRETDAIIHVLRCFDDDNIVHVDGSVDPVRDKEIIDTELQLKDLETVDNRLQKEEKRAMTGGDPVAKRLVEVLHLYKAALEKGLSARTVVLDDLQQEAAKDLQLLTNKPVLYVCNVDEASVVKGNKYVDAVREAVKNEKAEVLIIGAGIEADIAELETYEEKQLFLEDLGLKEAGVNKLIRTAYHLLNLQTYFTAGPKEVRAWTFRKGMKAPQTAGIIHTDFEKGFIRAEVIKYDDFIAYGSETKCKEAGKMSVEGKDYVVQDGDMMNFRFNV; from the coding sequence ATGGGTTTACAATGTGGTATTGTCGGACTGCCGAATGTTGGAAAGTCTACCTTGTTTAATTGTTTGAGTAATGCGAAGGCGCAATCCGCCAATTTCCCTTTTTGTACGATAGAGCCCAATGTCGGGGTGATCACTGTTCCCGATGAACGGTTGAATAAACTGGTCGAGTTGGTGAATCCGCAGAATGTGGTTCCTGCTGTGGTTGAAATTGTCGATATTGCCGGCCTGGTGAAAGGAGCCAGTAAGGGCGAAGGATTGGGTAATAAGTTTCTCTCTAACATCCGTGAGACGGATGCTATTATTCATGTGTTACGTTGTTTCGATGACGATAATATCGTACATGTGGACGGTAGTGTAGATCCGGTGAGGGATAAGGAAATTATCGATACTGAATTGCAGTTGAAAGATTTGGAAACAGTAGATAATCGCTTACAGAAAGAGGAGAAAAGAGCTATGACAGGTGGGGATCCGGTCGCTAAACGCTTGGTTGAAGTACTTCATCTGTATAAAGCTGCCTTGGAGAAAGGATTGTCTGCCCGTACCGTCGTATTGGACGATTTACAACAGGAAGCGGCCAAAGACCTGCAATTATTGACCAATAAACCCGTATTGTATGTTTGCAATGTCGACGAAGCCTCGGTTGTGAAGGGAAATAAATATGTAGATGCTGTTCGTGAAGCGGTGAAAAATGAAAAAGCCGAAGTATTGATTATCGGGGCAGGCATTGAGGCTGATATTGCAGAACTGGAGACCTACGAAGAGAAACAATTGTTTCTGGAAGATTTGGGACTAAAGGAAGCCGGAGTCAACAAGCTGATTCGTACGGCTTATCATTTATTGAATCTTCAGACCTATTTTACTGCTGGCCCGAAAGAAGTGAGGGCATGGACTTTCCGTAAAGGTATGAAAGCACCTCAGACGGCCGGTATTATCCATACCGATTTCGAAAAAGGGTTTATCCGGGCCGAAGTGATCAAATACGATGATTTCATTGCATACGGTTCCGAAACGAAATGCAAAGAAGCCGGCAAAATGTCGGTAGAAGGGAAAGATTATGTGGTGCAGGATGGAGATATGATGAATTTTAGATTTAATGTATAA
- a CDS encoding family 43 glycosylhydrolase: MKILFFILFLLYTMSLWGQHQAPAPLFRDPITDGAADPVLIWNRTEKNWWMLYTQRRANSETADVAYCYGNQIGIASSDDHGQSWVYRGTLDLDIEPGHNTFWAPDVVYHNGKYHMFVSYIQGVRNHWSGNACIAHYTSKNLWDWKYAGKPQINSNIIDPTLYRTPDGTWKMWYKDQNRGSVTMMAESKNLKKWITHDQPAIGGNAHEGPKVFRFGNYYWMITDEWQGLRVYRSTDLNTWEKQGLLLDKPGKRFQDTPQGAHADVVVAGDKAYIFYFTHPGRKSHTETRNDESGNLPYQYRRSCIQVAPLTIQDGLLICDRNSDFDFYLPNEED, encoded by the coding sequence ATGAAAATTTTATTTTTCATTCTATTCCTGCTTTACACCATGAGTTTGTGGGGACAACACCAAGCTCCGGCTCCCCTATTCCGGGATCCGATTACCGATGGAGCTGCCGACCCGGTACTTATCTGGAACCGGACTGAAAAAAACTGGTGGATGCTTTACACGCAACGCCGGGCAAATTCCGAAACCGCAGACGTCGCCTATTGTTATGGGAATCAGATCGGTATAGCCTCTTCCGACGACCATGGTCAAAGTTGGGTTTACCGGGGCACTCTCGACCTGGATATCGAACCGGGACACAACACATTCTGGGCACCGGATGTCGTGTATCACAACGGTAAATACCATATGTTCGTATCTTATATTCAAGGCGTACGCAATCATTGGAGCGGGAATGCCTGTATCGCCCACTACACTAGTAAAAATTTATGGGACTGGAAATATGCAGGAAAACCACAGATCAACTCCAATATCATCGATCCTACCTTATACCGGACTCCCGACGGTACTTGGAAAATGTGGTACAAAGACCAGAACCGCGGCTCTGTGACAATGATGGCCGAAAGTAAAAATCTAAAAAAATGGATTACCCACGATCAGCCGGCAATTGGAGGGAATGCCCATGAAGGCCCCAAAGTATTCCGTTTCGGCAATTATTACTGGATGATCACCGATGAATGGCAAGGTTTGCGGGTATACCGTTCCACCGACTTAAATACCTGGGAAAAACAAGGATTGCTCCTGGATAAACCAGGCAAGCGTTTCCAGGATACTCCTCAGGGAGCACATGCCGACGTCGTTGTGGCCGGAGATAAAGCTTATATATTCTACTTCACACACCCGGGACGTAAATCACATACCGAAACCCGAAATGATGAATCAGGCAACCTACCGTATCAATACCGGAGAAGTTGTATTCAAGTAGCTCCCTTGACCATCCAGGACGGCCTTCTAATCTGTGACCGCAATAGCGATTTCGACTTCTATCTACCTAACGAAGAAGACTGA
- a CDS encoding family 43 glycosylhydrolase, protein MKISFIFILFLFCSLHSYGTTPKIKVYCNPVLAKSTPDPTVIQAPDGMFYLYATEDIHNIPIYKSPDLVNWTFVGTAFTDATRPTFEPKAGLWAPDINHIDGKYVLYYAMSRWGGEHTCGIGCAVADSPAGPFTDQGKLFRSNEIGVQNSIDPFYIEENGEKYLFWGSFRGIYYIELSEDGLHIRPGAKPTQIAGTAYEAVYVHKKGKYYYLFASIGSCCQGEKSTYTTVVGRSESLFGPYMDKNGNSMLDNHHEVVIHPNASFAGTGHNAEIMTDKKGDDWILYHAYIRDKAKQGRVVMLDRIHWKKGWPYVEGNMPSNEAQAPKF, encoded by the coding sequence ATGAAAATAAGCTTCATCTTCATACTTTTCCTCTTCTGTTCTCTCCATAGTTATGGAACAACACCTAAAATTAAAGTTTACTGTAATCCGGTTCTGGCTAAGTCGACTCCGGATCCTACTGTGATTCAAGCTCCCGACGGAATGTTTTATTTATACGCCACCGAGGATATTCACAATATACCGATTTATAAATCTCCCGATCTGGTTAACTGGACTTTTGTCGGAACTGCTTTCACCGATGCGACACGTCCGACTTTCGAACCCAAAGCCGGTTTGTGGGCGCCGGATATCAATCACATCGATGGGAAATACGTGCTATACTATGCGATGTCCCGCTGGGGAGGAGAACATACTTGCGGTATCGGATGCGCCGTTGCCGACTCGCCGGCAGGACCATTTACGGACCAGGGAAAACTCTTCAGGAGTAATGAAATCGGAGTTCAAAACTCTATCGATCCCTTTTATATCGAAGAAAACGGAGAAAAATACCTGTTTTGGGGAAGTTTCCGGGGTATTTATTATATCGAATTAAGCGAAGATGGACTTCATATCCGTCCCGGTGCAAAACCGACGCAGATAGCAGGAACGGCCTACGAAGCCGTATATGTCCATAAAAAAGGCAAGTATTACTATCTGTTCGCTTCCATCGGTTCATGTTGTCAGGGAGAAAAAAGTACCTACACCACGGTCGTCGGCAGGTCGGAAAGCCTGTTCGGCCCTTACATGGACAAAAACGGCAATTCCATGCTCGACAACCACCACGAGGTGGTCATTCATCCCAATGCTAGTTTTGCCGGTACGGGGCACAATGCCGAAATCATGACCGATAAAAAAGGAGACGACTGGATTTTATATCATGCTTATATCCGGGATAAGGCCAAACAAGGGCGGGTAGTGATGCTCGACCGGATACACTGGAAAAAGGGTTGGCCTTACGTGGAAGGAAATATGCCGTCGAATGAAGCCCAGGCTCCCAAATTCTAA